A part of Cardinium endosymbiont of Dermatophagoides farinae genomic DNA contains:
- a CDS encoding AAA family ATPase, giving the protein MIYVIGGIKGGSGKSTISTNLAVLMAKKFKDILLIDADDQQTASDFTVFRSETMKDNLYYTSIQLS; this is encoded by the coding sequence ATGATATATGTAATAGGTGGTATTAAAGGAGGATCTGGTAAATCTACTATTTCTACAAATTTGGCAGTTTTAATGGCCAAAAAATTCAAAGATATTCTTTTAATTGATGCAGACGATCAACAAACTGCTTCTGATTTTACTGTGTTTAGAAGTGAGACAATGAAAGATAACTTGTATTATACATCCATTCAATTATCATAG